The Vibrio toranzoniae sequence TAGGCTTCGCTAATATCCTTTTCTAAAGTCGTCTTTGGTAAACATAAGCCCAGCTTGACGACTTGATAATCATTGACCTCAGCGACCACCCAATTAATGTCATGCCACTCAAAGCTGTCACCCAATACTGGATATACACCAAGCTCTTGTTCTACTAACTGTTTTAGCGTCATTTCTCGCTCTTCTTCCGAGCCAAGCTCAATACCATACCAGTCACTTACCGCAGTAATTGATAAGCTAACATCCAGGAAGAAATCACCAAAAAATCGTGCCGTTTCTTCGGCTAACGGAGCTTCACTGAATAGCTGGCTTAAACTACCTAAGTCTTTATCTTGGCCCAATACGCACAGAATATCATTGGCCTCTAATACTGTACTGCCCGATGGGTGAAGCAAGACATCTTGTCGAAATAGTGCGGTAATTCGCGTCCCTTCAGGCATAGACAAACGCTTTAGAGGTTCGCCAATACACCACTTTTCGTCTTTCAGCTTGTAAACAAACATCTCCCACTCACTGGTAGGGTAGATCTCAATACCCGTACGAGAGATAGGTGTCGGCGTTGGTGGTAGCGTCACCTGAGCTAATCGAGCAACTTTCATCAAGCTACCACCTTGAACAATCAACGAAACCATCACCACGAAGAAGGCGATATTGAAATACAGCTGCGCATTTGGCAGACCAGCCATCATCGGGAAAACCGCTAAAATGATCGGGACTGCGCCACGTAAACCAACCCAAGAAACAAACCAACGCTCTTTGGTGGTAAAGTTTCTGAACGGCAATAAACCCAACCAAACAGACACTGGACGAGCAAACAAAATCATACCGAAAGCAAGCACAAGTGCCGGTACTGCTATGTCCATCAACGTCGATGGTGTCACTAATAAACCCAACACCAAGAACATCACGATCTGGCTTAACCACGTCATTCCATCAAGAACATTGAGAATAGAATGTCGAGAGCGAGTCGGGCGATTTCCGATGAACAGACCTACGAGGTAAATCGATAAAATCCCGCTGCCGCCGAGCATGTTAGAGAATGCAAACAGAGCAATGCCACCACTGAGCACTAAAATAGAATAAAGACCATCAGCCAGTTGCACTCGATTAATTGATTTCCACAGAACCCAACCACCGCCAACTCCGACAATAATGCCTATACCAAACTGCATTACAAAACTTTTGAGTAGGAAAGCTCCCCCCATATCGGCATCTGGGTTGCCCAACAGTGCGATTAAAGTCACCGTCAGAAAGACCGCCATTGGATCGTTAGTGCCGGATTCGATCTCTAGTGTTGAACCCACACGCTCATTGAGACTCTGCCCTTTCAACAAAGAAAATACCGCAGCAGCATCGGTTGAACCGACAATCGCTCCGACCAAAATCCCCTGCATAAACGAAAGGTCAAATAACCAAGCTGCCATTAGACCCGTTAAGGTTGCAGTACATGCTACCCCTACGGTTGCCAACGAGAGTGATGGCCAAAAAGCCACTTTGAAACTCGCAACTTTGGTTCTCATACCGCCATCAAGAAGAATTACGGCAAGCGCAAGGTTACTCACCAAGTATGTCAGTGAATAATCATCGAACTTAATGCCACCGAGTCCATCTTCACCCGCTAACATACCAACAAACAGAAATATCAAAAGAATAGGAATGCCCAATCGAGAGGACACTGGTGAGAAAAGCACACTGATGGAGATTAATACTGCACCAGTTAAAAACAAGTGGTTGATAGTTATTGCGTCCAATTCGTTCCCCTAAAGAATACAACACCGTGCTTTAAGCATGTCAAACGTTTGCCGTAAAGCAATGCACGGTCGGTGAACATGCCTTTTTACTATAACAAAATTATATCGTTGTTCATGACATATACGGGTTCAGAGACAATTTATCTGTCATTTCATTGTTAAATTTTATGACCAACGCACTAATTCAGACTTTTTTGTTAGACCTTTGGCTAATTTAACAACATTGCAACATCACACTTTTTTGCGCTTATGGCTTCTCAGTCCCAAATTTCAGTACATTAGCGTTAATAGTGTCCCGACTAAAGTTGCACAGATCCCTTGACTTATCCTTGCTACATTCTAAATCGTAACATTGCATTAACATATCAATTTATACAGACATGGTTTCTACGAAAACGGAATAAAGGAGAAGGCAATGGCGTTCGAATCTACGGAACATGCTCAAGCCTACTGGAAGGAAAACTTGGGGATTATGGGAACACTGCTCGCGACCTGGTTCGCAGTGTCTTACGGCGCTGGCATCTTATTTGTGGATGCCCTTAACACCGTTCAGTTTGGCGGGTTCAAGCTCGGCTTTTGGTTCGCTCAACAAGGTTCGATATACACCTTCGTTGCGCTGATATTTATTTACGTTGTCCGCATGAACGCGCTCGACAAAAAATACAACGTACAGGAAGACTAGAGGCTAGAACATGGATATTCAAACGTGGACGTTTATTCTCGTCGGTATTACTTTTGCAGTATATATCGGCATCGCAATCTGGGCTCGTGCAGGGTCAACCAGTGAATTCTACGTTGCTGGCGGTGGTGTACACCCGGTAGCAAACGGCATGGCAACTGCCGCTGACTGGATGTCGGCAGCATCATTCATCTCAATGGCAGGTATCATCTCATTCGTTGGCTACGACGGTGCGGTTTACCTAATGGGTTGGACAGGTGGTTATGTACTACTGGCGCTATGTTTAGCACCTTACCTACGTAAGTTCGGTCAGTTTACGGTTCCTGATTTTATCGGTGAACGTTACTACTCGAAAACAGCGCGTATGGTTGCGGTATTCTGTGCAATCTTCGTATCGTTTACGTACGTTGCAGGCCAAATGCGTGGTGTGGGCGTTGTATTCTCTCGTTTCCTAGAAGTCGACATTAACCTAGGTATCATCATTGGTATGGGTATTGTGTTCTTCTACGCAGTACTGGGTGGCATGAAAGGCATCACTTATACGCAGGTAGCTCAATTCTGTGTCCTCATTTTCGCCTTCCTTGTCCCTGCTATCTTTACTTCAATCATGATGACGGGTAACCCGCTACCACAAGTTGGCATGGGTTCGACGATCACAGGTACTGATGTTTACCTACTTGATAAACTGGATGGCCTCACCGAAGAGCTCGGATTTACCGCCTATACCGAAGGTAACAAGAGCACTGTCGACGTCTTCTTCATCTGTGCGGCTCTAATGGTTGGTACAGCCGGTCTTCCACACGTAATCATTCGTTTCTTCACGGTACCAAAAGTACGTGATGCACGTATCTCAGCGGGTTGGGCTCTACTGTTCATCTCATTGTTATACACAACAGCACCAGGCGTTGCAGCCTTCGCTCGTGTAAACATGATCGAGACAATCAACGGCCCAGACATGCAAGGTGTCACCGCAGTAGACGCGCCAAGCTGGTATAAAAACTGGGAAAGCACTGGCCTAGTGGGCTGGGAAGACAAGAATGGCGATGGCAAAATGTTCTACTCGGGCGATGAACGAAACGAGATGAATATTAACCGTGACATCATTGTACTGGCTTCTCCAGAGCTAGCAAAACTACCAAACTGGGTTGTAGCACTACTGGCCGCTGGTGGCCTAGCAGCCGCACTATCAACAGCCGCTGGTCTACTATTGGTAATCTCAACGTCGATTTCACATGACTTGTTGAAGAAAGGCTTCAGACCAAACATGACCGACAAGCAGGAGCTGTTAGCCGCTCGTTTGGCCGCCATGGTCGCGATTGTGGGTGCCGGTTACTTAGGCATTAATCCACCAGGCTTCGTAGCTCAGGTAGTAGCATTTGCCTTCGGCCTTGCCGCCGCATCTTTCTTCCCTGCCATCATCCTAGGTATCTTCTACAAGAAGATGAACAAGGAAGGCGCGATTGCGGGTATGTTGACGGGTATCGCCTTTACGGCAAGCTACATCATCTACTTCAAGTTCATTAACCCTACAGCAAGCACACCTGAAAATTGGTGGTTTGGTATCAGCCCTGAAGGCATCGGTACGCTAGGTATGTGTCTAAACTTCGTCGTATCAATTGCAGTGAATAAAGTGACAGCTGAAGTTCCTGAAGATGTACAAGAGATGGTTGAGTCTATCCGCTACCCTAAAGGTGCTGGTGAAGCTCACGACCACTAAACAGAAATGCTTAGAAAAAAATGAATCAGCACTTACATTGTAGGGATTAGGTACTGAATCTCAGAAAGCCGATACTTCATGTATCGGCTTTTTCTTTTCCCCTTGCATTTTATAAAGAGGCAAACAAATTATAAAAAGACAAACAAAGGGTTGTTTTTAAAATTTCATTTGATAATAATTATCATTAACATCCAATAAAGAGATGCAAATGATGATGAAAGAACAGCAGGGTCTCTATTCGAGGTTTTACAAAGCACAAGATCGCTTTGCTTCATTAGAACAAGTTCAAGGCCACGAGCCGTTTGTGATTCGAGACTACATCGAGTGTGCGCTTACGCTTTCTACTTATTATGAAAGGCATGCCACCCAAGAAAATACCTTGCTATGTGAACTGTACCTGCGCCAAGTGTTCTTCCATTTAATTGAAGCAATCGAATCACCAGGTCGCAGTTTCACCTTTCGTCATATCTGCCTAGACTCTATTCACGCGCCACTATTTTATTTAAAACGCCATTATTGCCAGCAACCACAGGGCCAAGCGCGTTTTTTGAATCTCAGCCAAATACTACAACAAGTCCAAGCGCCACTTGGCTAATAAGGATAGAAGATGACCCAAAAATTTCGGATTGAAAAAGACAGCATGGGCGAAGTTAAAGTCCCTGCTGATGCGCTATACCAAGCACAGACTCAACGTGCTGCGGATAACTTCGCTTTTAGCTCACACAAGATGCCAACCAGCTTTATTCAAGCACTGGCATTCATTAAGCAGGCCGCCGCTGACACCAGCGCTCAGTTAGGTTTATTGGAAGGTGATATTGCCAACGCGATAGCCGAAGCCAGCCAAGAGATCATCGAGGGTAAACACCTCGAGCAATTTCCTATTGATGTCTATCAGACGGGCTCTGGCACCAGCTCCAACATGAATGCCAATGAAGTGATTGCGACACTCGCTTCAAGAAGCCTGCAAGGCGACGTGAACCCCAATGATCACGTAAACATGGGGCAAAGCAGTAATGACGTGGTGCCAACCGCAATCCAAGTCAGTGTCGCTCTGATGGCAGAAAATAAGTTGTTGCCGGCATTAACCCACCTTTCTGCAGCGCTTGCTGTAAAACAACATGAGCTTGCTAAGGTAGTCAAAACTGGCCGTACCCACCTAATGGATGCGATGCCGATAACCTTTGCTCAAGAGCTTGGTGGTTGGAAGTATCAGATAGAACACGCCAAGCAAGCGATTGAAAGCAGCTTGCCAGCAATCAAGGCACTTGCTCAAGGTGGCACAGCGGTAGGTACAGGGATCAATGCTGAGCCACGCTTTGCCGATAAGTTTGCGATCAATCTTTCTCAATCGACAAAGATCAGTTTTACCTCAAGTGAAAACTTCTTTTTTAACCTCAGCAGCCAAGATGCGATCGTAGCATTCTCTGGTCAGCTTAAAACGGCAGCCGTTGCGATCATGAAGATCTCAAACGATCTTCGCTGGATGAACTCAGGGCCACTGGCCGGCTTGGGTGAAATTGAATTGCAGGCACTACAGCCGGGCTCATCTATCATGCCGGGTAAAGTGAACCCT is a genomic window containing:
- a CDS encoding potassium/proton antiporter, which gives rise to MDAITINHLFLTGAVLISISVLFSPVSSRLGIPILLIFLFVGMLAGEDGLGGIKFDDYSLTYLVSNLALAVILLDGGMRTKVASFKVAFWPSLSLATVGVACTATLTGLMAAWLFDLSFMQGILVGAIVGSTDAAAVFSLLKGQSLNERVGSTLEIESGTNDPMAVFLTVTLIALLGNPDADMGGAFLLKSFVMQFGIGIIVGVGGGWVLWKSINRVQLADGLYSILVLSGGIALFAFSNMLGGSGILSIYLVGLFIGNRPTRSRHSILNVLDGMTWLSQIVMFLVLGLLVTPSTLMDIAVPALVLAFGMILFARPVSVWLGLLPFRNFTTKERWFVSWVGLRGAVPIILAVFPMMAGLPNAQLYFNIAFFVVMVSLIVQGGSLMKVARLAQVTLPPTPTPISRTGIEIYPTSEWEMFVYKLKDEKWCIGEPLKRLSMPEGTRITALFRQDVLLHPSGSTVLEANDILCVLGQDKDLGSLSQLFSEAPLAEETARFFGDFFLDVSLSITAVSDWYGIELGSEEEREMTLKQLVEQELGVYPVLGDSFEWHDINWVVAEVNDYQVVKLGLCLPKTTLEKDISEA
- a CDS encoding sodium:solute symporter family protein; its protein translation is MDIQTWTFILVGITFAVYIGIAIWARAGSTSEFYVAGGGVHPVANGMATAADWMSAASFISMAGIISFVGYDGAVYLMGWTGGYVLLALCLAPYLRKFGQFTVPDFIGERYYSKTARMVAVFCAIFVSFTYVAGQMRGVGVVFSRFLEVDINLGIIIGMGIVFFYAVLGGMKGITYTQVAQFCVLIFAFLVPAIFTSIMMTGNPLPQVGMGSTITGTDVYLLDKLDGLTEELGFTAYTEGNKSTVDVFFICAALMVGTAGLPHVIIRFFTVPKVRDARISAGWALLFISLLYTTAPGVAAFARVNMIETINGPDMQGVTAVDAPSWYKNWESTGLVGWEDKNGDGKMFYSGDERNEMNINRDIIVLASPELAKLPNWVVALLAAGGLAAALSTAAGLLLVISTSISHDLLKKGFRPNMTDKQELLAARLAAMVAIVGAGYLGINPPGFVAQVVAFAFGLAAASFFPAIILGIFYKKMNKEGAIAGMLTGIAFTASYIIYFKFINPTASTPENWWFGISPEGIGTLGMCLNFVVSIAVNKVTAEVPEDVQEMVESIRYPKGAGEAHDH
- a CDS encoding class II fumarate hydratase, which produces MTQKFRIEKDSMGEVKVPADALYQAQTQRAADNFAFSSHKMPTSFIQALAFIKQAAADTSAQLGLLEGDIANAIAEASQEIIEGKHLEQFPIDVYQTGSGTSSNMNANEVIATLASRSLQGDVNPNDHVNMGQSSNDVVPTAIQVSVALMAENKLLPALTHLSAALAVKQHELAKVVKTGRTHLMDAMPITFAQELGGWKYQIEHAKQAIESSLPAIKALAQGGTAVGTGINAEPRFADKFAINLSQSTKISFTSSENFFFNLSSQDAIVAFSGQLKTAAVAIMKISNDLRWMNSGPLAGLGEIELQALQPGSSIMPGKVNPVIPEAAAMAAAQVIGNDTTITVAGQSGNFQLNVMLPVIAHNVLESIELLANSSVALADKAIATFTVRQDNLDLALSKNPILVTALNPVIGYLKAADIAKKAYKEGLPILDVAERETDLSREELSKLLDPTTLTQGGIAG
- a CDS encoding DUF4212 domain-containing protein, yielding MAFESTEHAQAYWKENLGIMGTLLATWFAVSYGAGILFVDALNTVQFGGFKLGFWFAQQGSIYTFVALIFIYVVRMNALDKKYNVQED